DNA sequence from the Gordonia polyisoprenivorans genome:
CGTCGGTGGTGGGCGTCCGACGACAGATCGCCCGGCATCGTGTGGGGTCGACGCCGGGTCGGCAAGACCGTGCTCATCAGCGAATTCGCGCGAGATCTTCCGGGTGTCATCTACACCGCCACCGGTCAGTCAGAGCGCGGTGAACTCATCACGTTCAGTCGGGAGGTCAATCGGCAGGGGCTCGCCGGCATACGCGACCTCATCGGCCGGCCATTCGCAGACTGGGACGACGCGCTCGAACACCTGTCGACTGCTGCCGCCGACCGCCAGATCCTGCTCGTACTCGACGAATTCCCCGAGATCCTGCGGTCCACCCCACGCCTGGACAATCTGCTGCGCGCGTTCCTCGAACGCACCAGGAACAGCTCGCGAATGCGAGTTCTCCTCTGCGGCTCCGCGGTACGAGCGATGCAAGAACTGCAGGCCGAACGTTCGGCTCTGTTTGGACGATTCACCCTGCGACTCCATGTGCAGCCGTTCGAACCATGGGAGGCCGCCCAGATCCTCAGCGGAATCTCCGCGCGGGAGCAGGCACTGATATACGGCCTGCTCGGCGGAATGCCGCTCTACCTGAACTGGTGGGACACGTCGGCCTCGATCACCGACAACCTCCGTCGACTGGTGACCGCGCCGTCGGCGCCGCTGCTCACCGAGGGTGAACTCGTGATGGCAACCGAACTCGAGGCTCAGGAGTCCCCCGCCGCGGTGTTGCACGCGATCGCTTCCGGTCGGACGCGATACAGCGAGATCCAGGACATCACCAGATTCAACCCGACGCGTACGCTCGACCGCCTTGTCTCGCTGGGAATTGTCGAGCGGATGGTCCCCGTCACCGAGAAAGAGAGCTCGACGCGACGCCGGATCTACCGCATCGTCGACAACTTCCTCGCGTTCTACCTACGAGTTGTGGAGTCGTACAAGACCGAGATCGAACGCGGACTGGGCGAATCGATCCTGCCCGTGCTGATCGATACTGTCGATGACTTCATGGGTGACCGATGGGAGGACATGGTGTTTCGCCATGTCAGACGCATGGCGGCCGCTGGAACCATCGGCCCCGAGATCGTGCGTGTCGGTCGTTGGTGGAACCGTACATCTTCTGTCGAGATCGATCTCGTCGCGCTCAGCGGCCGAGCAGACACGGTGATCCTGTGCGGAGAGGTCAAGTGGCGCAGCGACATCAGCGACCCCCGGTTGCTGCGCACGCTGCGAGACAAGGCGTCGGCCCTCGTCGACGATGTCGACTCGATTACCTACCTTCTGGCCGCACGAGATCGGATCAGCCTCACCGACAACATCCTCGCGGTGACCGCGGACGATGTGTTCGGACCGCAGCCCTGAACCCTTCTCGTTCGAACCGACCTCGCCCGCGAGTCCTACCGGAACACACTCCCCTTGTTCTCCGACGCCTCGACGCGCTCGACGATCCACGCGGAGATCACTTCGAGGCTACGTTTGCGTGCGGTTTCCTTGCGCGTGTCGAGCTCCTGTTCGGCGATGATGTCACGCAGTTGCTCGAGATCCAGCGACGCAAGTCGCTCCCCGAGTCCGACAGCTCCCGACTCCCGGTAGACCACAAAGGGGTCAAAAGCACCCGGTTGCCGCGCGACCTTCTTCTTGGCCGGTGCTCGCTTCCGCGGCGCCGGTACCGCAACGGGCGCCGGCGCCCCGTCGTCGCGCAGCGAGTCGACGACGCCGACGAGTACCGCGGCAAACCTCGTCGACTTCTCCGCCTCGTCAATGATCACCCGCGTCAGCCCGGCAATTAGTTGCGCCGCTTGCGGATTCTTGCTGTCGAGCTGGGCGAGAGCTCCCCCGATGGCGGAGTACTCCGTGCGGCGGCGTGCGTCGTCAGAACTCATTCGATCTTCCCCTGTGCCTCGGTCATCACGTCGACGGTGAGGGCGCGGAACTGGTCGAACTGCCCCTGCGTGCCGTACTTGGTCTTGAGCGTTCCGTAGCCGGCGAACTCAGCCGCCGCAGCCACCGAGTTGGCCTCGTTGATGTAGCTGGGCAGGACGTTCTGGATGGTGGGGTCACGGCGTAGACGCTTGGTCGTCGACCGGTGCACAGCGGAGTTGGCCTTGTACTTGGTGATCACCACGCCCAGTTCGACGATGGTCCGTCCGATCTCCTCGCTGAACTTGCGCACGCGATTCTGGATCTGCGGAATTCCGTAGGTGGACAACACATCCGGGATCGTCGGGATGATGTAGGCGTCCGCCGCGGCCAGACCGTTGAGGGTCACCGGCCCGATGTTCGGCGGGCAGTCGATCAGAACGTAATCGTAGAAGTCGATGACCGGCGCGATCGCCTGCCGCAGAAAGCCGGTGCCCCCGTCCGCCACGCCGCCCTGCACACGCAGGGCGCTCAGTTCTTCCTGCACCTCGATGAGATCGAGCGACGACGCGAGCAGATCGACGGTCGTCACCCGCTTCACCGGCGACACGCCCCGCTCGATCGCCTCGTCGAGCCGGAAGTACTCGGTGCCGTTGACCGCGTCGGAAAACAGCGTTGCCAGAGTGCGGCCGTTGGTGTTGAGCTCGAACCAGCGAGCCTCGCTGATCATCATCGTGGTCAGGTTGATCTGTGAGTCGAGGTCGATGAGCAGCACTCGCTGACCGAACTCCGCCGACATGAACTCAGCGAGTCCGCCGGTGACGGTGGTCTTACCGACCCCGCCCTTCAAGCTGATCGTCGCGATCACCTTTGCCATCGAGAACTCTCACCTTTCGTGTGATCACGCATCGACAATCGCCCCTGCCCCGTCCTTGCGGACAGTGAATCCGACCTTCGGCGAGGGATCGGCCAGGTACGGAAGCGCGTAGGAGAACAGGGTCGCCACGTCACGCGGGTCGGCCACACCGCGCTTGTGCGACTTGATATGCCGGCTTCGCGGCGGTGGGTCGCTGGCGAACAACAGGATCATCGCGCCGCGCGTCCGCTTCCGGAGCTGCGCCGCGAGTGGACCACCGACGTCCTTCTTCGGGTTGCCGGCGATGTGCTCGATGGCGTCTCGCTCGCGCACCGCGGTGCCGGTGAATCCGGTGCGGTACTCGGCCTCTTCACGTTTGCGGTTCACGAGAGGAAGTTCTCTCGGGTAGTCGCCGATCATCACCGGCTTCTTGGTCTTCGGGATCGGCAGCAGGATCGCGAGATCTTCCAGCGCACCACGCTCGATCGCCGACTCGAAGGCCTTGCGGTGTGGCTCGAAGTCCCAGTTGGCATCCCACACGAATTGGCTGATCGCGTCGAGAACGACGTCGGCACCGACGATCCCATAGCTCGCCTCGAAGATCCGTGGCGTCTGGTCCTTGTCGATGAACGAGAACGAACCGGTGCGGTCGAGTGCGTCGAGCAACGGACGAACGGCGCGGAAATGGCTCGCATTGTTGGCGCCGTCGCCGCGCGGGGCCTGCATCGTGAAACTGAAACTCTGGCCGCCGACGCTGCGATAGCTCAACTCTGCGTTGTACATCTTGTTGGTGGCGGTCGGCTTGAGCCATGGCAGCCGCTGGAACACCATCGGCGGCACGTCGCGTGGCGTGACCATCGGCTCGCCGGCTTCGTTCAGCCCCTTGAATCTTCGCAGTTCGTCGCGGAACTCCTCCTCGTCGCCGACGATGGCCTCGAACGCGGCATACATGTCGACCACCGTCCCGCCGGGTCCGGGGACCTCCCGACCGATGAACAGCCGCACTAGATCTCGGTATCCGGGGCGGAAACCGAACCACCGACCCATCTGCATCAGCGTGTCCGCCTGTGCAGTTCGCCGGGTGTAGTAAGTGGTGGTCAGCCCTTCGACGGTGAAGCCGCGGCTCAGCTTGGTGCCGCCCACCAGGATCTTCCACACCGAGCGTTCCTGGAAGTCCAACGGTTCCTGTACATAATCCTTGTCCGCGGCACCGTTGACGATGATCACCGGACTGATCCCCGCACCGATCCGGTCGCACGCCTCCCCGACGAACTCTTCGAGCTCGTCGAAGGTCTGAGGGGCCGGTGTCCCCGGCTCGGCACGATCGGCCGAGACCACACGAAAATCGCTGTCCCACAGCTCCTCCAGGCGCGCCAGTCCGTGCGGCTGACTGTAGCCTGCATTTTTCCAGAGACTCTCGAAGTCGGCGGCGAGGGACTCGTGCTCCTGCTGTTTGACCGATTCGTGCACGAGCATCGTGTGGTGACGGAAGTCCCCACGAACTCCCCGGCTCTGCCGGAACAATTTGATCGCCCCGGCCAGCACGTAGGAGTCCAGCGCCCCCAACCGTTCGGCGTCACGGTCCTCGTCGCATTGGGCTCGCAGACCCCGGACGAAGGCCTTCTCGTTGGAGTTGGCAGGGGTCTTCTGGACCGTCTCGGAGAGATCATCGCCGAGGTCGGTGTCACCGTCGTGGAAGTCGGCACCACCCATGTACTGCTTGGGGCGGTCGAGGCTGACGATGAAGTCATTCGGGAAGATGTTCACCGAATCATCCGGATCGACAAACACATTGGCGAATGGCGTGGCGGTGTAGCCGACGTACTGGCTGCGTCTGAGCCGCTCGAGAATCAGCGAGATCTGTTCGTTGATCGCGGTGCGCTCGATCCGCCCTGCGGCAAAGTTCTTGGGGTTCTGCGTGTTCACCGACGCCTGGTCTGCCTCGTCGTCGATGATCAGCGTCGGGATCTGGTCGAGCGGTGTGGGGATCCGTCCGACGTCGGCGACGAGTTTCTTCAGCACCGCCGCGTTCTTCTTGACCACCGCAACCCGAACGTTGCTCTGGTAGAGGTTGACCGGGTCGAACAACGGCTTCGAATGATCGACGAACTCGTAGTGCAGGGTGCCGATCCCCTTCGCGAGCGCCTTGTAGTCGTCGACACGACCGGTCAGCCGACGGATGGCCGGAGCCTCGTTGGAATGATTCGGGTCGAGCAGGTGATGGAGAAACTTGCCGGCGTGCCAATCCTCGTCGTTGGCGTACTCCACCTCGTCGATGTTCTGCATGCCGATGAGTTCCATGTCGAGCCGACGCTGGGTCTGACTCCGCAACAACTCGATCGTCCCGGTCAGCACGATCACCAACCGATATCCGGCGTCGATCGCCTTCGCGATCACACCGGTGAAGTTGGCGGTCTTGCCACTCTGCACGTACCCGACGACCAGCCCCTTGGACTGATACGGCTCCTCGCGTGTCGGATCGGCCAGACGCTGCACGACGGCGTTGGTGGCCACTCCCAGGTCCTCGACGGTATCCCCATCCCACCCCTTGTCGAGGAGGAGTCGACGATAGGCAGACCAGTAGAAGTCCTGCGCCGCACGCCGTTCCGGCACATACCAGGGTTCCCAGGGCTGCGGCGCAACGATCACCGTCGGCCCGCCGGCGATCGCAAAGGCATCGGTGAGCGGCTCGAAGGCCGCGGGCGGAATCCCGAGAAGCGTATAGATCAGGGTCCGGCGTTCGGGGGTCTGTGCCCCGGTACCAGCGGTCCACGCCGCGGCCTCTTCGGTGTCCCAACGAATCAGAGCAGATCGTACCGCCGACTGGACCGACGCGGCCTCGTCGGACACCATGACGTCGACCACCAGATCCATGGTGACGGCGGCGGGGTCGTGTCCGGCATCCATCACGCGCCCGGCCACCGCGCCGAGAAATCGGGTCGGCGCGAGGTCGGTCGTGAACTCGCGGACCAGGGCGTCGATCACCACGTCGATCACTTCGGACTCCCTTCGTCGGCGGCGAGCGCCGCGATCAGGACACGTTGCCAGGCGTCCATCTGCTCGACCTGTCTGGCACTATGCCGCACGGCGTCGAACATGTCCTGGGCAAGGAGGTACACCAGAGTCCGCAGCACCGGAACATCGTCGGCGGAACGTCGGCGCCCACCCAGTTGCGTGCGGAACCGGGCGTTGAGCCACAACGTGCGTGACTCCAGATCAACCTCGAAGAACCGATCGGCGGCGAGCACGCGCCACCCGATCGCGACCGGCTCCGCCGTGTCCACGAACGAGAAGCTGTCGGCGAACTCGTCGGCCACCTCATCCGGTAGACCGATCCCGGGTTCGACGACGCTGATCGGCCGGCGCTGTACGCGTCGGGCCGCGACGGCCGTGGTCGCCGCATCATCGAGGTAATCGTCGGTCAGCGCCTGGCGCAGCGCGGCGGAGAGCGTCGCGTCGAGGGTCACCCCGGACTTCTCCGGATTGATGGTGATGTGCTGGGCGAGAACGTCATCGAGGTCAACGCTCACTCGTGCCAACGCCCAGTCCGGCCGGGGCCGGAGCACGCCGAGCCACCCACCGGCATGGAGCAGGCGGTCATTGCGATAGACGAAGAATCCCTGCGAGTCACGACCGGGTAGGCCACCGAGTTTGTATTCGGGTGCCGAACTGCGAGCCGGCCAGATGTGTGCCTGTCCCGCGTCGCGACCGAGGGCCGCCAACGGCCGCGGGTAACCGGCTCGCCCGCTCATCCGGTAGCCGAACGGATCGATTGCGCGCGCCGTCCGCGGCGCTCCGGCGCGTCCGATGGCCTCGTCGAGAACATCGATCGTGATCGCCAAGCCCGTGGCGATCAGTCGGTGGAACATCAGGCCGAGGTGCGCCAGCAGATCACCGACGACGGTCTCGAGCCAGGCGACCTGATCTTGCGCCGACGCCGTGTTCGGAAAGGTGCGGATACCCCGCCATTCGACGACGGTGCCGGTCTCGAACGGAAAGCGCGGCCGTGCGGCCGTGATGACCTTCGCCGCGTCAGCATCCGGCAGTGTGGACAGTCGTGGCGGGTCGTGACGGTCATCGACGGAGAGTCGGCGCGCCACCGGATAACTCTCTGCCGCATGCGAATACACGGTCACGGTGTCGGCTTGACTGAGGGACGCAGCTTTCAGCCCGACACCGAAATGCCCCTGCTCGGCGACCCCATACGCGCGCTGTACGCCGTAGCGCATTGCCGCATCGATGGTGTCGGCGTCCATACCCCGACCGTCGTCGATGACCCGTAACCCGGTGATACGTCGGCCGGATTGCAGAAACCGGAGCAGTACGTGCGTTGCGCCCGCGTCGATGCTGTTGTCGATCAGATCTGCAACCGCGGTCGCGACGGTGTGATGCAGGCCGAGTGCGCGTTCGGTGGCGGTGAATGCAGTCGGTTCGGTCGTCATCGCACGGTGACCGTCCAGGCTTGCTCCAGGAGCGCGGCGACCGTGTCGTCACGAGACTGATAGCGGCTGAGGATGCGTCGCGGCTTAATGTCCGGA
Encoded proteins:
- a CDS encoding ATP-binding protein, which encodes MCNIHHAYVREAAMHFANRTRELAELRRWWASDDRSPGIVWGRRRVGKTVLISEFARDLPGVIYTATGQSERGELITFSREVNRQGLAGIRDLIGRPFADWDDALEHLSTAAADRQILLVLDEFPEILRSTPRLDNLLRAFLERTRNSSRMRVLLCGSAVRAMQELQAERSALFGRFTLRLHVQPFEPWEAAQILSGISAREQALIYGLLGGMPLYLNWWDTSASITDNLRRLVTAPSAPLLTEGELVMATELEAQESPAAVLHAIASGRTRYSEIQDITRFNPTRTLDRLVSLGIVERMVPVTEKESSTRRRIYRIVDNFLAFYLRVVESYKTEIERGLGESILPVLIDTVDDFMGDRWEDMVFRHVRRMAAAGTIGPEIVRVGRWWNRTSSVEIDLVALSGRADTVILCGEVKWRSDISDPRLLRTLRDKASALVDDVDSITYLLAARDRISLTDNILAVTADDVFGPQP
- a CDS encoding ParA family protein encodes the protein MAKVIATISLKGGVGKTTVTGGLAEFMSAEFGQRVLLIDLDSQINLTTMMISEARWFELNTNGRTLATLFSDAVNGTEYFRLDEAIERGVSPVKRVTTVDLLASSLDLIEVQEELSALRVQGGVADGGTGFLRQAIAPVIDFYDYVLIDCPPNIGPVTLNGLAAADAYIIPTIPDVLSTYGIPQIQNRVRKFSEEIGRTIVELGVVITKYKANSAVHRSTTKRLRRDPTIQNVLPSYINEANSVAAAAEFAGYGTLKTKYGTQGQFDQFRALTVDVMTEAQGKIE
- a CDS encoding Z1 domain-containing protein, which encodes MIDVVIDALVREFTTDLAPTRFLGAVAGRVMDAGHDPAAVTMDLVVDVMVSDEAASVQSAVRSALIRWDTEEAAAWTAGTGAQTPERRTLIYTLLGIPPAAFEPLTDAFAIAGGPTVIVAPQPWEPWYVPERRAAQDFYWSAYRRLLLDKGWDGDTVEDLGVATNAVVQRLADPTREEPYQSKGLVVGYVQSGKTANFTGVIAKAIDAGYRLVIVLTGTIELLRSQTQRRLDMELIGMQNIDEVEYANDEDWHAGKFLHHLLDPNHSNEAPAIRRLTGRVDDYKALAKGIGTLHYEFVDHSKPLFDPVNLYQSNVRVAVVKKNAAVLKKLVADVGRIPTPLDQIPTLIIDDEADQASVNTQNPKNFAAGRIERTAINEQISLILERLRRSQYVGYTATPFANVFVDPDDSVNIFPNDFIVSLDRPKQYMGGADFHDGDTDLGDDLSETVQKTPANSNEKAFVRGLRAQCDEDRDAERLGALDSYVLAGAIKLFRQSRGVRGDFRHHTMLVHESVKQQEHESLAADFESLWKNAGYSQPHGLARLEELWDSDFRVVSADRAEPGTPAPQTFDELEEFVGEACDRIGAGISPVIIVNGAADKDYVQEPLDFQERSVWKILVGGTKLSRGFTVEGLTTTYYTRRTAQADTLMQMGRWFGFRPGYRDLVRLFIGREVPGPGGTVVDMYAAFEAIVGDEEEFRDELRRFKGLNEAGEPMVTPRDVPPMVFQRLPWLKPTATNKMYNAELSYRSVGGQSFSFTMQAPRGDGANNASHFRAVRPLLDALDRTGSFSFIDKDQTPRIFEASYGIVGADVVLDAISQFVWDANWDFEPHRKAFESAIERGALEDLAILLPIPKTKKPVMIGDYPRELPLVNRKREEAEYRTGFTGTAVRERDAIEHIAGNPKKDVGGPLAAQLRKRTRGAMILLFASDPPPRSRHIKSHKRGVADPRDVATLFSYALPYLADPSPKVGFTVRKDGAGAIVDA
- a CDS encoding ATP-binding protein, translated to MTTEPTAFTATERALGLHHTVATAVADLIDNSIDAGATHVLLRFLQSGRRITGLRVIDDGRGMDADTIDAAMRYGVQRAYGVAEQGHFGVGLKAASLSQADTVTVYSHAAESYPVARRLSVDDRHDPPRLSTLPDADAAKVITAARPRFPFETGTVVEWRGIRTFPNTASAQDQVAWLETVVGDLLAHLGLMFHRLIATGLAITIDVLDEAIGRAGAPRTARAIDPFGYRMSGRAGYPRPLAALGRDAGQAHIWPARSSAPEYKLGGLPGRDSQGFFVYRNDRLLHAGGWLGVLRPRPDWALARVSVDLDDVLAQHITINPEKSGVTLDATLSAALRQALTDDYLDDAATTAVAARRVQRRPISVVEPGIGLPDEVADEFADSFSFVDTAEPVAIGWRVLAADRFFEVDLESRTLWLNARFRTQLGGRRRSADDVPVLRTLVYLLAQDMFDAVRHSARQVEQMDAWQRVLIAALAADEGSPK